In Sphingobium amiense, a genomic segment contains:
- a CDS encoding carboxylesterase/lipase family protein, whose amino-acid sequence MFKSPMQRRGLLKYAGFAGLGLGAGLSGSTALFAATGDAPVVTTRAGRLRGTTEGASLIFRGVPYAQPPVGPLRFRAPRPVRPWKGVRDALQFGAPSVQKNPAPPTWVDPLPASEDCLYLNVWAPKDKAPGPRPVMVWFHGGAYTSGSGGLAMYDGQHLSEAGDVVVVTVNHRLNIFGYLWLGDIDPRFTQDASAGQQDLVAALRWVSENIAAFGGDPRNVTIFGESGGGAKVNALLATPSAKGLFHKAIVQSGSQSRVMERAEATEVSRYALEAAGFDPAHPAGLESLTSEALLKGADAATKRFGILEFQPVIDGVFMPHQTWSSGAPPEGLGIPLMIGTNRHEGAGFVSRMHPEPADDAQMHQRYETALFVPKLTPDQWTPFLAGYRQAMPGASRTQILVAMATDGWLWQSAIHQAKAKAEQGGAPLFMYEFGWETPAFGGSWSLHALEIPFVFGHLTYGVAWDGTDSDAQRAQADPSGDRFRLSAQMMQAWAAFAHRGDPSTPALPWPQYDLARRATMIFDRQSHVELDPRTQRRALVEPLPLQW is encoded by the coding sequence ATGTTCAAGTCTCCCATGCAACGGCGCGGCCTGCTGAAATATGCCGGGTTCGCGGGTCTCGGCCTCGGCGCAGGCCTGTCGGGCAGCACGGCCCTGTTCGCCGCGACGGGCGACGCTCCGGTCGTGACGACGCGCGCCGGACGGCTGCGCGGCACGACCGAAGGGGCATCGCTGATCTTCCGGGGCGTCCCCTATGCCCAGCCGCCGGTGGGACCGCTCCGTTTCAGGGCGCCCCGGCCCGTCCGTCCCTGGAAGGGCGTCCGGGACGCGCTCCAGTTCGGCGCGCCCTCCGTTCAGAAAAACCCGGCCCCGCCGACCTGGGTCGATCCGCTTCCCGCGTCGGAGGATTGCCTCTATCTCAATGTCTGGGCGCCCAAAGACAAGGCTCCGGGACCGCGCCCGGTCATGGTCTGGTTCCATGGCGGCGCCTACACGTCCGGATCGGGCGGTCTTGCCATGTATGACGGGCAGCATCTTTCCGAAGCGGGCGATGTCGTCGTCGTGACGGTCAATCACCGGCTCAACATCTTCGGCTATCTCTGGCTCGGCGACATCGACCCCCGGTTCACGCAGGACGCCAGCGCCGGGCAGCAGGATCTGGTCGCCGCGCTCCGCTGGGTGTCCGAAAACATCGCGGCGTTCGGCGGCGATCCCCGCAATGTCACCATTTTCGGCGAGTCCGGCGGTGGCGCAAAGGTCAACGCACTCCTCGCCACGCCATCGGCCAAGGGGCTGTTCCACAAGGCCATCGTCCAGAGCGGATCGCAGAGCAGGGTCATGGAACGGGCCGAAGCGACCGAGGTTTCCCGCTACGCGCTGGAGGCGGCGGGGTTCGACCCCGCCCATCCCGCGGGCCTTGAAAGCCTGACCTCCGAAGCGCTTCTCAAGGGTGCTGACGCGGCGACGAAGCGCTTTGGCATTCTGGAGTTCCAGCCGGTCATCGACGGCGTCTTCATGCCGCACCAGACCTGGAGCAGCGGCGCTCCGCCCGAGGGGCTGGGCATTCCGCTGATGATCGGCACCAACCGCCACGAAGGGGCCGGTTTCGTGTCGCGGATGCACCCGGAACCGGCCGACGACGCCCAAATGCATCAGCGTTATGAGACCGCGTTATTCGTCCCGAAACTGACCCCGGACCAGTGGACGCCCTTCCTCGCAGGCTACCGGCAGGCCATGCCCGGCGCATCGCGGACGCAGATCCTCGTCGCCATGGCGACCGACGGCTGGTTGTGGCAATCGGCCATCCATCAGGCGAAAGCCAAGGCGGAGCAGGGTGGAGCGCCGCTCTTCATGTATGAATTTGGCTGGGAAACCCCGGCCTTCGGCGGCTCCTGGTCGCTGCACGCGCTCGAAATCCCGTTCGTGTTCGGGCATCTGACCTATGGCGTCGCGTGGGACGGGACGGACAGCGACGCGCAGCGGGCGCAGGCCGATCCCAGCGGCGACCGGTTCCGCCTGTCCGCGCAGATGATGCAGGCATGGGCCGCCTTCGCGCACCGGGGAGACCCGTCGACGCCCGCGCTTCCATGGCCGCAATATGATCTGGCGCGCCGGGCGACGATGATCTTCGACCGTCAGAGCCATGTGGAACTTGACCCGCGCACCCAGCGCCGCGCTCTGGTGGAGCCGCTTCCGCTCCAGTGGTGA
- a CDS encoding GMC family oxidoreductase, whose amino-acid sequence MTWDYIVVGAGSAGCVIAARLSENPAHKVLLLNAGYGGLDRTPFVTAPAAAYYTSHNPVFDWNHRTEQDASSASRAPIIHNGKITGGGGAINGMMFIRGSAGDFDEWAELGNEGWSYRDVLPFFRKMEHTPMGSDEFHGRDGPVGVDYPDPLLDVTHRFIEAATEAGIPYNSDINGATNEGVTRTPSSIFNGVRQSTAQTYLHPALKRRNLKILSGASVHRVLFDGKDAIGVEYRKSGKIRKALAAKETILCAGGVKSPQILMLSGVGPEQTLRDVGIPVVHPLEGVGQNYMDHASVRLMYSVTLPTWSKEMVPHRQAMHGLNWLFRRKGLARSGVSQAVAFVRTDKTLPYPDVQISLLPLAVPVAAGRGKNMMMLWANECKPTGRGTLTLSSADPEAPPKITPSLLSGNQSIDTIIKGIRIARGIMEAGAIRPYVLDEALPGREVQTDAEMERWIRETALSMCHQSGTCKMGQDEAAVVDARLRVRGVGRLRIADASIMPTIPSGNINAPTIMIGEKAAAMILEDAAG is encoded by the coding sequence ATGACATGGGATTATATCGTCGTGGGCGCCGGCTCCGCAGGCTGCGTGATCGCAGCGCGGCTTTCGGAAAACCCCGCGCACAAGGTGCTGCTGCTGAACGCCGGCTATGGCGGGCTGGACCGGACCCCCTTCGTGACCGCGCCTGCGGCAGCCTATTACACATCGCACAATCCGGTGTTCGACTGGAATCACCGCACCGAGCAGGACGCATCCAGCGCCAGCCGCGCGCCGATCATCCATAACGGAAAGATCACCGGCGGCGGCGGGGCGATCAACGGCATGATGTTCATCCGCGGCAGCGCGGGCGACTTCGATGAATGGGCGGAGCTGGGCAACGAGGGATGGTCCTATCGCGACGTGCTGCCTTTCTTCCGCAAGATGGAGCATACGCCCATGGGATCGGATGAATTTCACGGGCGGGACGGACCGGTCGGCGTCGACTATCCCGATCCGTTGCTGGACGTGACGCACCGGTTCATCGAGGCCGCGACCGAAGCGGGCATTCCCTATAATTCGGACATCAACGGCGCGACCAATGAAGGCGTCACGCGCACGCCGAGTTCGATCTTCAACGGCGTGCGGCAGAGCACGGCGCAGACCTACCTCCATCCCGCCCTGAAAAGGCGCAATCTGAAGATCCTGTCGGGCGCTTCGGTCCATCGGGTTCTGTTCGACGGGAAAGACGCGATCGGCGTCGAATACCGGAAATCGGGGAAGATCCGGAAGGCGCTGGCCGCGAAGGAGACGATCCTGTGCGCCGGTGGGGTCAAGTCGCCCCAGATCCTGATGCTGTCGGGCGTCGGCCCGGAACAGACGCTGCGCGACGTGGGCATTCCGGTGGTCCATCCGCTGGAGGGCGTCGGGCAGAATTATATGGACCATGCTTCGGTGCGGCTGATGTATTCGGTCACGCTGCCGACATGGTCGAAGGAAATGGTGCCGCACCGGCAGGCCATGCACGGGCTGAACTGGCTGTTCCGCCGCAAGGGGCTGGCGCGGTCGGGCGTGTCGCAGGCGGTGGCCTTCGTCAGGACGGACAAGACGCTGCCCTATCCGGACGTGCAGATCAGCCTGTTGCCGCTTGCCGTCCCCGTCGCTGCGGGGCGAGGCAAGAATATGATGATGCTGTGGGCGAACGAGTGCAAGCCGACCGGAAGGGGAACGCTCACGCTGTCGTCCGCCGACCCGGAAGCGCCGCCGAAGATCACGCCTTCGCTGCTGTCGGGCAACCAGAGCATCGACACGATCATCAAGGGCATCCGCATCGCACGCGGCATCATGGAGGCGGGCGCGATCCGGCCCTATGTGCTGGACGAGGCGCTGCCCGGCCGCGAGGTTCAGACCGATGCGGAAATGGAACGCTGGATTCGCGAGACGGCGCTGAGCATGTGCCACCAGTCCGGCACCTGCAAGATGGGGCAGGACGAGGCGGCTGTGGTCGATGCGCGTCTGCGGGTGCGGGGGGTGGGACGCCTGCGGATCGCCGACGCGTCGATCATGCCGACCATCCCGAGCGGCAACATCAATGCGCCGACCATCATGATCGGCGAAAAGGCGGCGGCGATGATCCTGGAGGACGCCGCCGGTTAA
- a CDS encoding TonB-dependent receptor produces the protein MVKKRLKFRYLALGLHVCAFTPALAQDRRPDPIVGSDIIVTATKRGESQQSVGISISALSGDQLSALGVKNSTDLTLYTPGLQLQSAGGESNAMALTLRGVGQSDFNDHQEGPVAIYIDEVYSSALTGTSFLAFDLDRVEVLRGPQGTLFGRNATGGLVQFVTRKPTDHFDGYVDVGYGRFNEFTAEGAVGGPIAKGLQARLSLATEQRDRYFKNTLPNGVGGNGKNSFAGRFQLAWQPSDTVSIRTVVRGAESKGSGARGRHITSYIDPATGLANAVPDNVDYYGTGPGNDIAGYKNSNGNYWTGEFDQTNPMTIKLWGVSNHIDIDLGAFKLFSITDYTNFKHIYREDTDFGPVRGLRYGVNSTIGQFSQELRLQYDSDAVKALLGAYFLNVDGDFQTQFIVYKAYGTPLGLGPDDSASLIPWTTKTRSYSVFGQADVPLTDTLKLTAGARWTQDTKKQHLDSYLVTRPDLPDELTSADIAGSTSLLSETYRNRRSDKFISWKLGLDWKPSPKLLVFASATRGQKGGGYNPPFFASDALLPRFSFKPEQLTSYESGIKVSGSGILRRFNASAYIYDYKDFQAFQFFNASALIFNTDARVAGSEVELILAPAPGLTAQLGGAFIFKATAKDITLPNGAVKDRRLPLTPDAQLTGLLRYDIPVGEAQISPQLDGRYVTSQYYDVFNNPVDTQKGYGLLNARLFYTAPDKRLSLSLFVENLTNKKYGAYILDVGLTMAQAWLGQPRTYGAKLSYKFGE, from the coding sequence GTGGTCAAGAAGCGACTGAAATTCCGGTATCTGGCGTTGGGCCTGCATGTCTGCGCATTCACGCCTGCCCTCGCGCAGGACCGCCGGCCCGACCCCATCGTCGGCAGCGACATCATCGTCACGGCCACCAAGCGCGGCGAAAGTCAGCAATCTGTGGGCATCAGCATCAGCGCGCTGTCCGGCGACCAGTTGTCGGCTCTCGGCGTCAAGAACAGCACCGATCTCACCCTCTACACCCCCGGTCTTCAGCTTCAGTCGGCGGGCGGCGAAAGCAACGCCATGGCGCTCACCCTGCGCGGCGTCGGGCAGAGCGACTTCAACGACCATCAGGAAGGCCCGGTCGCCATCTATATCGACGAGGTTTATTCGAGCGCGCTGACCGGCACCAGCTTCCTCGCTTTCGACCTTGACCGGGTGGAAGTGCTGCGCGGTCCGCAGGGCACGCTGTTCGGGCGCAACGCGACGGGCGGCCTCGTCCAGTTCGTCACCCGCAAGCCCACCGACCACTTCGATGGCTATGTCGATGTCGGCTATGGCCGCTTCAACGAATTCACGGCGGAAGGCGCGGTCGGCGGCCCGATCGCCAAGGGACTGCAGGCCCGCCTCTCCCTGGCGACCGAGCAGCGCGACCGCTATTTCAAGAACACTCTGCCCAACGGCGTCGGCGGCAACGGCAAGAACAGCTTTGCCGGGCGCTTCCAGCTCGCATGGCAGCCATCCGACACGGTCAGCATCCGCACCGTGGTGCGCGGCGCGGAATCCAAGGGTTCCGGCGCGCGCGGCCGCCACATCACCTCTTACATTGATCCGGCGACGGGCCTTGCCAATGCCGTGCCCGACAATGTCGACTATTATGGCACCGGCCCCGGCAACGACATCGCCGGATACAAGAACAGCAACGGCAATTACTGGACCGGCGAGTTCGACCAGACCAACCCCATGACGATCAAACTCTGGGGCGTATCCAACCACATCGACATCGACCTGGGCGCGTTCAAGCTGTTCAGCATCACCGATTACACCAATTTCAAGCATATCTATCGCGAAGACACCGATTTCGGCCCGGTTCGCGGCCTGCGCTACGGCGTGAATTCGACCATCGGACAGTTCAGCCAGGAACTGCGCCTGCAATATGATTCCGACGCGGTAAAGGCGCTGCTGGGCGCCTATTTCCTCAACGTGGACGGCGATTTCCAGACGCAGTTCATCGTCTACAAAGCCTATGGCACGCCGCTCGGCCTCGGCCCGGACGACAGCGCCAGCCTGATCCCCTGGACGACCAAGACCCGGTCCTACTCGGTGTTCGGGCAGGCCGATGTGCCGCTCACCGACACGCTGAAACTGACGGCGGGCGCGCGCTGGACACAGGATACCAAGAAGCAGCATCTCGATTCCTATCTCGTCACCCGCCCCGACCTTCCCGATGAGCTGACATCGGCGGACATCGCCGGGTCCACATCCCTGCTGTCGGAAACCTACCGCAATCGCCGGTCGGACAAGTTCATAAGCTGGAAGCTCGGCCTCGACTGGAAGCCCTCGCCCAAGCTGCTCGTCTTCGCCTCCGCCACGCGCGGGCAGAAGGGCGGCGGCTACAACCCGCCCTTCTTCGCGAGCGACGCCCTGCTGCCCCGGTTCAGCTTCAAGCCCGAGCAACTGACCAGCTATGAAAGCGGCATCAAGGTTTCCGGCTCCGGCATCCTGCGCCGCTTCAACGCGTCGGCCTATATCTACGATTACAAGGATTTTCAGGCCTTCCAGTTCTTCAACGCCTCCGCGCTCATCTTCAACACCGATGCGCGGGTCGCGGGCAGCGAAGTGGAACTGATCCTCGCTCCTGCTCCCGGCCTGACGGCGCAACTGGGCGGCGCTTTCATCTTCAAGGCGACGGCGAAGGACATCACCCTGCCCAACGGAGCGGTGAAGGACCGTCGCCTCCCGCTGACGCCGGACGCGCAGCTCACCGGCCTGCTCCGCTACGACATCCCTGTAGGCGAAGCGCAGATTTCGCCCCAGTTGGACGGGCGCTATGTCACGTCGCAATATTATGACGTGTTCAACAACCCCGTCGATACGCAGAAGGGCTATGGCCTTCTCAACGCACGGCTTTTCTATACCGCGCCCGACAAGCGGCTGTCTCTTTCGCTGTTCGTCGAAAATCTGACGAACAAGAAATATGGTGCCTATATCCTCGATGTCGGACTGACGATGGCGCAGGCGTGGCTGGGGCAACCCCGCACCTATGGCGCCAAACTCTCCTATAAGTTCGGCGAGTGA
- a CDS encoding M14 family metallopeptidase — protein MFHSEDSFSANYTEARRKFREAAADAGGELDSWLHPEAGPDGGEIFTDVAWIGPSAATKVLVLISATHGVEGFCGSGAQVDLMRRGEVTGDADDLAFLLIHAINPYGFAWLRRTTHENIDLNRNWVDYAQPMPVNEGYRALHPALCPAVWTDETRAAGELALQTSEREIGRDATRNAYGAGQWEYPDGLFYGGTAPSWSRQTQTAIFDRWLGKARKVAIVDYHTGLGPLGFAEPIVTAPVGSPAYRRARSWYGATTRSTAGGLSVGARIEGDGLTGAIKLLPHAEVTPMALEYGTLPRREVINANREDNWLHSHGDPRGDGAQATKGRLRDAYFVDRTDWKGMVIGQSLQVFRQAVSGLSED, from the coding sequence ATGTTTCACAGCGAGGATAGTTTCAGCGCCAACTATACAGAAGCGCGCAGGAAGTTCAGGGAAGCGGCCGCCGATGCGGGCGGGGAACTGGACTCCTGGCTCCACCCGGAAGCCGGGCCGGACGGCGGCGAGATATTCACGGACGTCGCATGGATCGGCCCGTCCGCCGCGACGAAGGTTCTGGTGCTGATTTCGGCCACTCACGGCGTCGAGGGTTTCTGCGGCTCGGGCGCACAGGTAGACCTGATGCGGCGCGGCGAGGTGACGGGCGACGCCGACGACCTCGCATTTCTTCTGATCCACGCGATCAACCCCTACGGTTTTGCATGGCTCCGGCGGACCACGCATGAAAATATCGACCTCAACCGCAACTGGGTCGATTATGCGCAGCCCATGCCGGTGAACGAAGGCTACCGCGCGCTGCACCCTGCCCTGTGCCCGGCGGTCTGGACGGACGAGACCCGGGCGGCAGGCGAGCTGGCGCTCCAGACGTCGGAGCGGGAAATCGGCCGGGACGCCACGCGGAACGCCTATGGCGCTGGCCAGTGGGAATATCCCGACGGGCTATTTTATGGCGGCACCGCGCCGAGCTGGTCGCGCCAGACCCAGACCGCGATTTTCGACCGCTGGCTGGGGAAGGCGCGAAAGGTCGCCATCGTCGATTATCACACCGGCCTTGGACCTCTGGGCTTTGCCGAACCCATCGTGACCGCGCCCGTCGGCTCCCCGGCCTATCGGCGGGCGCGGTCATGGTATGGCGCGACGACCAGATCGACGGCGGGCGGCCTGTCGGTCGGCGCGCGGATCGAGGGCGACGGGCTGACCGGCGCCATCAAACTGCTGCCCCACGCGGAGGTCACGCCCATGGCGCTGGAATATGGCACCCTGCCGCGCCGGGAAGTCATCAACGCCAACCGCGAGGATAACTGGCTGCACAGCCACGGCGATCCGCGAGGCGACGGCGCACAAGCGACCAAAGGTCGACTGCGTGACGCCTATTTCGTAGACCGCACCGACTGGAAGGGAATGGTCATCGGCCAGTCGCTTCAGGTCTTTCGTCAGGCGGTCAGCGGCCTGTCCGAGGACTGA
- a CDS encoding NAD(P)-dependent oxidoreductase, with product MTGRRLASLWGEPFDTALRDALPDVDLVPVSGTLADVPAGISMLAAAPFKRVDGRFPPRPDGWPFDLRWVQLMTVGFDLYPDWMFDGPVVTSARGTSAVGLAEFALAAILAAAKRIPDIWIDSPDQWVAAPLDILNGRTLGIFGFGAVGQRLAPIAVALGMNVLAVRRSDQPIAQPGVVRAASVQELFERSDHLVLAAPGTSATARLVNADLLATAKPGLHLINIARGTLIDNDALLQALDEGRLSRASLDVTSPEPLPPGHPYYRHPRVYLSPHTAAYTPDTVGNIAAQLARNMDLFERGAPLENIVDLDRGY from the coding sequence GTGACTGGACGCAGGCTGGCTTCGCTCTGGGGCGAACCGTTCGACACCGCGTTGCGGGATGCCCTTCCCGATGTCGATCTCGTGCCGGTGTCCGGCACGCTCGCCGATGTCCCCGCCGGCATATCCATGCTGGCGGCGGCGCCCTTCAAACGCGTCGACGGCCGGTTTCCGCCAAGGCCGGACGGATGGCCTTTCGACCTGCGCTGGGTTCAGCTCATGACGGTCGGGTTCGATCTCTATCCCGACTGGATGTTCGACGGGCCGGTCGTCACCAGCGCGCGGGGCACCTCCGCCGTCGGGCTGGCGGAATTTGCGCTGGCGGCGATCCTCGCGGCGGCCAAGCGGATTCCGGACATCTGGATCGACAGCCCCGATCAGTGGGTCGCCGCGCCGCTGGACATTCTGAACGGCAGGACGCTGGGCATTTTCGGCTTCGGCGCGGTGGGCCAGCGTCTCGCGCCAATTGCGGTCGCCCTTGGCATGAATGTGCTCGCGGTGCGCCGGTCGGATCAGCCCATCGCCCAGCCCGGCGTCGTCCGGGCGGCCAGCGTGCAGGAACTGTTCGAGCGGTCCGATCATCTCGTTCTCGCGGCGCCCGGCACCTCCGCCACGGCGCGGCTGGTCAATGCCGATCTGCTGGCGACGGCGAAACCCGGCCTTCACCTCATCAATATCGCGCGCGGGACGCTGATCGACAACGACGCGCTGCTGCAGGCGCTGGATGAAGGCCGCCTCAGCCGCGCCAGCCTCGACGTGACCAGTCCCGAACCGCTTCCGCCCGGCCACCCATATTATCGCCATCCACGGGTCTACCTGTCGCCGCATACGGCGGCCTACACGCCCGATACCGTCGGCAACATCGCCGCCCAGCTCGCGCGCAACATGGACCTGTTCGAACGCGGTGCCCCCCTCGAAAACATCGTCGATCTCGACAGAGGCTATTGA
- a CDS encoding alpha/beta fold hydrolase, whose protein sequence is MAYVEIGPARGRPVIFLHGLADSARSWWPTMQALHRMAPSLHLIAVDQRGHGQSSMPAGASCPADPKSCFRMPYFAQDLSDFMTVRGIRRATIAGHSMGSVIAQDFALDHPGRTERLILVATTDRAVGNPFLRDQVLNEPVKGAWTKALRAKGRGSPAALWSATAADAQPGAVGWMKRNWVFDPVADARFLDAVARDTARMRIGALAGATEALLAADNRARLRRLDTPTLVLWGRADEIFRQTPDQSGIIAALRQSRGAGRVPMFWKAYGEPGQRHRPEIGHSVQWEAPAAVARDIWSFMRTGRPTTDHAYADMASGRPVIRTRPGKAAIIEIR, encoded by the coding sequence ATGGCCTATGTCGAAATCGGGCCAGCGCGCGGCAGGCCTGTGATTTTCCTTCACGGACTGGCGGATTCGGCCCGGTCATGGTGGCCGACCATGCAGGCGCTGCACAGGATGGCGCCGTCGCTGCATCTGATCGCGGTCGATCAGCGGGGTCATGGCCAGTCCTCGATGCCTGCCGGGGCATCCTGTCCGGCCGATCCCAAATCCTGTTTCCGGATGCCGTATTTCGCGCAGGATCTCTCCGATTTCATGACGGTCAGGGGCATCCGCAGGGCCACAATTGCGGGTCATTCCATGGGGTCGGTCATTGCGCAGGATTTTGCGCTGGACCATCCGGGCCGGACCGAGCGCCTGATCCTTGTCGCCACGACGGACCGGGCGGTGGGGAACCCATTCCTGCGCGATCAGGTGCTGAACGAACCGGTGAAGGGCGCGTGGACGAAGGCGCTGCGGGCGAAGGGTCGTGGTTCGCCCGCCGCTTTATGGTCCGCGACGGCCGCCGATGCGCAGCCGGGCGCGGTCGGATGGATGAAGCGCAACTGGGTTTTCGATCCGGTCGCCGACGCGCGGTTTCTGGACGCCGTCGCACGGGACACGGCGCGGATGCGGATCGGTGCGCTGGCCGGTGCGACAGAGGCGCTGCTCGCCGCCGATAACCGCGCGCGGCTGCGCAGGCTCGATACGCCGACGCTGGTCCTTTGGGGCAGGGCCGACGAGATTTTCCGGCAGACGCCCGACCAGAGCGGGATCATCGCCGCGCTGAGGCAGTCAAGGGGCGCGGGCAGGGTGCCGATGTTCTGGAAAGCCTATGGCGAACCCGGCCAGCGCCATCGGCCCGAAATCGGGCATTCGGTGCAATGGGAAGCGCCCGCCGCCGTGGCGCGCGATATATGGAGCTTCATGCGAACGGGGCGTCCGACGACAGATCATGCCTATGCCGACATGGCGTCGGGCAGGCCGGTGATCCGCACGCGGCCGGGCAAGGCCGCCATCATCGAGATCAGGTGA
- a CDS encoding class II aldolase/adducin family protein has protein sequence MTSISPIAARPGSTKLETVLPASFAKGTAIPVRATVEEERLFRKQRLAASYRLFGRFGYNMGGAGHITVRDPEWTDRFWVNPFGANFSHIRVSDLMLVDHDGAIVQSPARARPILNRAAFAIHSELHKARPDVVAAAHSHSLYGKAWSAMGRLLDPLTQDAAGFFEQHALFPDFSGVVLDTSEGEKIAQALGDRKALILQNHGILTVGATVEAAVWRYISLENACQVQLLAEAAGTPKPMPAEVARLTEGQVGTETGSIFAFQPYWDAITEEEPDLLD, from the coding sequence ATGACCAGCATCTCCCCCATCGCCGCGCGTCCCGGCTCCACCAAGCTCGAAACCGTCCTGCCCGCCAGCTTCGCCAAGGGAACGGCCATCCCCGTCCGCGCCACGGTCGAGGAAGAGCGCCTGTTCCGCAAACAGCGTCTGGCGGCCAGCTACCGGCTGTTCGGCCGCTTCGGATATAATATGGGCGGCGCCGGGCATATCACCGTGCGCGATCCCGAATGGACCGACCGCTTCTGGGTCAATCCCTTCGGCGCGAATTTCAGCCATATCCGGGTTTCCGACCTGATGCTGGTCGATCATGACGGCGCCATCGTGCAGTCGCCCGCCCGCGCCCGCCCGATCCTGAACCGCGCGGCCTTCGCCATCCATTCGGAACTGCACAAGGCGCGTCCCGATGTCGTCGCGGCGGCGCATTCCCACTCGCTCTACGGCAAGGCGTGGTCGGCGATGGGCCGCCTGCTCGACCCGCTGACGCAGGACGCGGCGGGCTTTTTCGAACAGCACGCGCTGTTCCCGGACTTTTCCGGCGTCGTTCTGGACACGAGCGAGGGCGAAAAAATCGCTCAGGCGCTCGGAGACAGGAAAGCGCTCATCCTCCAGAACCACGGCATCCTGACCGTGGGCGCGACGGTGGAGGCGGCGGTGTGGCGCTACATCTCGCTGGAAAATGCCTGTCAGGTGCAGTTGCTCGCCGAAGCCGCTGGCACGCCCAAACCGATGCCGGCGGAGGTCGCCCGGCTGACGGAGGGGCAGGTCGGCACGGAAACCGGCTCGATCTTCGCTTTCCAGCCTTACTGGGACGCCATTACCGAGGAAGAGCCTGACCTGCTCGACTGA
- a CDS encoding spinster family MFS transporter, giving the protein MTTGNEPFAQTLPRSVSYTAYVIVLLWIANIINYTDRYALAMLLPAIKKDMLLSDTQLGMLVGFGFALFYAICGIPVARLADAGNRRNIITAGLVVWSAMTAACGLALNFWHLLLARVGVGAGEACCMPPSQSLICDYVPRRWRSPVLAFHQSGLFIGMMVSMALAGWLGSVIGWRLAFAVIGLPGVVLGLLILLTVREPERGRLDGHVQPKAAVGFGEALLSLLRVRPYVFIVGFYIAHGFVTQSLNQWWPSYYVRVLGAAPAAIGLPLELAIGVGSSLGLLAGGILSSRFADRGLKWPLMIGGVLAIGTVPLAAVALTTGSLATSLIAVTCINMLINISVGPALASLYNVTSPSIRGLAGSLPIFFAATLGFGFGPFLVGFFSDLLAQDYGQLSLRYAMITPVAALPLITVALCGTALTLPAETPSGSPTEA; this is encoded by the coding sequence ATGACAACAGGAAACGAACCCTTCGCGCAGACCCTGCCAAGGTCGGTTTCCTATACGGCCTATGTGATCGTCCTGCTGTGGATCGCGAACATCATCAACTATACCGATCGCTACGCGCTGGCGATGCTGCTGCCCGCGATCAAGAAGGACATGCTGCTGTCGGACACACAGCTGGGCATGCTGGTGGGCTTCGGCTTCGCTCTCTTCTACGCCATCTGCGGCATTCCGGTCGCCCGTCTCGCCGATGCCGGAAACCGCAGGAACATCATCACCGCCGGGCTGGTGGTATGGAGCGCCATGACCGCCGCCTGCGGGCTGGCGCTGAACTTCTGGCATCTCCTCCTCGCGCGCGTGGGCGTCGGCGCGGGGGAGGCATGCTGCATGCCGCCGTCGCAGTCGCTCATCTGCGATTATGTGCCGAGGCGCTGGCGCTCGCCGGTTCTGGCGTTTCACCAGTCCGGGCTGTTCATCGGCATGATGGTCAGCATGGCGCTGGCCGGATGGCTGGGCAGCGTGATCGGCTGGCGCCTGGCCTTCGCCGTGATCGGCCTGCCCGGCGTGGTGCTCGGCCTCCTGATATTGCTGACCGTCAGGGAGCCTGAAAGGGGGCGGCTCGACGGCCATGTCCAGCCCAAAGCGGCGGTCGGGTTCGGCGAAGCGCTGCTCAGCCTCCTGCGCGTGCGCCCCTATGTCTTCATCGTCGGCTTCTACATCGCCCATGGTTTCGTGACTCAAAGCCTCAACCAGTGGTGGCCGTCCTATTATGTCCGTGTGCTGGGAGCGGCCCCGGCCGCGATCGGGCTGCCGCTCGAGCTGGCGATCGGCGTCGGGTCCAGCCTCGGACTTCTGGCCGGTGGCATTCTGAGCAGCCGCTTCGCCGACCGTGGCCTCAAATGGCCGCTGATGATCGGAGGCGTGCTGGCCATCGGCACCGTCCCCCTCGCCGCCGTCGCGCTGACCACCGGCTCGCTGGCGACGTCGCTGATCGCGGTGACGTGCATCAACATGCTGATCAACATATCGGTAGGACCGGCGCTGGCGTCGCTCTACAATGTGACCTCGCCCTCGATCCGGGGTCTTGCCGGTTCGCTCCCGATCTTTTTTGCAGCGACGCTGGGCTTTGGCTTCGGCCCGTTCCTCGTCGGCTTCTTCAGCGATCTGCTGGCGCAGGATTACGGGCAGTTGTCCCTCCGCTACGCGATGATAACGCCGGTCGCCGCGCTGCCGCTAATTACAGTCGCCCTGTGCGGCACCGCGCTGACGCTGCCGGCCGAAACCCCTTCCGGTTCCCCGACCGAAGCCTGA